TTTTTTTTCAGGATTTGATAATAGTCGTTGCATtattagaaatgttggaatttatTCCCTTCTGTTCGGTTATAATAGCAATGTTGCACTCAAGTTGCAGCAACCTCAGTTTTTCTCTGTGCTTCCTGAATCAGATAAGTTCATCAGAAAAGATTGTATTCTCTCCTCTGGAGGACTAGGTGctttttccccttaatttcctgtGAAAATTTACACTTTTTAAGTATCCACTCTGATGATTGACCTTATAAGGATGCTTATGTGATAAAACTCTGGAACTAAGGTAGCCCAAAATATGTTTCCTGAATGAGCTTCTACTCTGTGCACAAAAGTCCCTGTCGAGGAATTTAGCTCGATTTATTTGGACAAATAGTGAATGTGTTCTTTTTGTTAATCGGACAGTTCTTGATGTCTTCATTATCCAGGAAGGACTTGGATCAAGCGGAGGAGGAGCAAGTTATCGGGGCGATATTATTGTAGATAACAAACCTGCATACTTTTTACTTTTTGTACATGCTAAAAAGTACAGCAGTGTGCATGCCATGGTAGTAGTTACATGCAGATATCCAAAACTTGAACCACCTCCGCTGACTATTATACCTTTCCAGTAGTATATCACTAGTAATAGCACATGATTGGCAACCACGTATAATAAACACGACACCTGAAGCTTTTCATTTGATCTCTACGTCAACGACCTTTCTCTCCACCTGTCTCTTAGGAATGGAAATGTAAAGAACTCCATCCTTGAGTTCTGCTTTAACTTTGTCGGTCTCAGAGTCTTGTGGGAGTTGGAGGCGAGTGTCATATGAACTGTAACTCCGCCGAGTCCATGCATCATCGTCTTTTCGGTCTTCCTTGCTGCGCTCGCCTCTGATAACGAGGATATCATCATCCTCCACGGAGACTTTGACGTCTTCCTTGGAGAGTCCAGGCATGTCAAAGCGCATCTTTATTTCACGTTCATCTTCATGAATGTCCCAGGGGGAGCGAACCTGCCCCCCTGCCGCCCCCTCGTTAATTCCCATTCCGGGGAATGTCATGGCGTCGTCAAATAATCTATCCATCGTGTCCAGCAATTGGCGCATGGTTCTCTTGGGAGATAGCGGATCGAGAAAACCTGTTTAAGTTGTTAACCACAGAAGGCAGGGAATCAAACcagaaagggaa
This portion of the Coffea arabica cultivar ET-39 chromosome 2e, Coffea Arabica ET-39 HiFi, whole genome shotgun sequence genome encodes:
- the LOC113729868 gene encoding small heat shock protein, chloroplastic → MATKILACSSSPLARHNNPAAAAPAACSSRLATAPSGSVFFPSPAPFRVKSPSRLSLVRVQANGDHKDAALDVQHVSSQPKNQDTAVQRRPRRLAPVDISPFGFLDPLSPKRTMRQLLDTMDRLFDDAMTFPGMGINEGAAGGQVRSPWDIHEDEREIKMRFDMPGLSKEDVKVSVEDDDILVIRGERSKEDRKDDDAWTRRSYSSYDTRLQLPQDSETDKVKAELKDGVLYISIPKRQVERKVVDVEIK